The genome window GTCGCCCTGTCAACGTGGCATTTGGTATTTCCGGATTTCGTGAAGGAAAGGTTCTTCCTTCCGGCTTTGTTACCAATTATAATACGACCGAATTCCCCTTACACGCTTTGACCCAGGTCGATGTTCTTATGGGCTGCACATCGTCGTTTCGCCGTGATGTATTCAAGCAATTTCTTTTCCGCCCAAATTACTACAATTACGCACTTGATGAGGATTATGATTTTTCATACCGCGTTGCCCAGCATTGGAAGTTGTTCATCACCCCCAAAGCGCGGTTGCAACATTTTGAATCTCCGCTCTCACGGCCGAAGAAAGGCAAGATATCCCACAAATTTCTCATTGGCCGTTATCTCTTTTTCAAGTCTTACGTCAAAACAGGCTGGTGGAGCTGGGGCTTTTTCTATTACGCATTAACCGGGTACACCTTGTCACGGATGCTGATCGCCATTGCCGCTTTGGTTATCGGTGATCGAAGTGAATGCAGCCGAATGGTGAGTATTTTCGAAGCCTGGCGTGACATCCTTCGTGGGCGTGTAGAGTATCAGTCATGAAACGAATTCTTTTTGTCCTCATCATATCTATCGGATGCAATCTTGCACTATCATGTCTCGCATTCACAGAAACACTATGCTTACGTCCGTACACCGATGATTCTCCTTGGAACCTTCCCATAGGTCCCGATCCGGTCATCGATCCACAAAGCGACCATTTCATTCGGCAATTTGATGGTATTTTTGGCTGCAATCCTTCAGCATATACCTATCCTGTATACTCCGTTACCCCAACAACACCAGATCGCATTTTTCTTGTTACGG of Desulfovibrio inopinatus DSM 10711 contains these proteins:
- a CDS encoding glycosyltransferase family 2 protein, with protein sequence MPDLPSATIIIPTFNRPVELTNCLASIITQTVKPLEVIVIDDGGECNIDQYDAFAAAQIPLICIPKDTPDLTTSRNIGIARARGEIICFLDDDTVVEPDYLKEILTVYQNDPKHEIGGVGGYVTNPKPLGVIMRLRRPVNVAFGISGFREGKVLPSGFVTNYNTTEFPLHALTQVDVLMGCTSSFRRDVFKQFLFRPNYYNYALDEDYDFSYRVAQHWKLFITPKARLQHFESPLSRPKKGKISHKFLIGRYLFFKSYVKTGWWSWGFFYYALTGYTLSRMLIAIAALVIGDRSECSRMVSIFEAWRDILRGRVEYQS